The Hymenobacter sp. GOD-10R genome includes a window with the following:
- a CDS encoding glycosyltransferase: MKPRVLMLPKWYPHRYDDQDGDFVARHVAAIAPHAHVAVLFATVARGPLPHWVTCEADLSASLPSLRYYYRARLTGLGILDKVLKVFLYFWCIGQGYRRLVRHWGAPPHLVHVHVLLRTGLFAWWLQVWARIPYVITEHWTLYLPINAHRMGRLRAWLTRRVIAQAAALHTVSDNLRQALADLGVTNARSVVIPNVVDTELFHLPDSSSLAEEQRLPGANMLLHVAAFNERAKNLSGILRTMSRLVAKRPSLTLRIAGYGPQEEEVKQLAAELGLLDRSVFFLGKLPQSAIATEMRRANCFVLFSNYENLPCVLIEAQATGLPAVASHVGGVPELVPADGSRGLLVSPGDEVALQRALEKVLDYPERFKPQQLRRVAVAQFSYAAVGRSFAQLYAVVLHGSLTPVSA, encoded by the coding sequence ATGAAACCTCGCGTGCTGATGCTGCCCAAATGGTACCCGCACCGCTACGATGACCAAGATGGGGACTTCGTAGCCCGGCATGTTGCGGCTATTGCACCTCATGCCCATGTGGCTGTTCTGTTTGCAACCGTTGCACGCGGCCCACTTCCTCATTGGGTTACTTGCGAGGCTGATCTTAGCGCTTCGTTGCCTTCCTTACGCTACTATTATAGAGCGCGACTGACAGGGCTAGGTATACTCGACAAAGTATTGAAGGTCTTCCTCTACTTCTGGTGTATTGGACAAGGATACCGCAGGTTAGTACGCCATTGGGGGGCACCTCCCCACCTCGTTCATGTGCACGTACTGCTACGCACTGGCCTCTTTGCATGGTGGCTACAGGTCTGGGCCCGTATTCCTTACGTCATAACGGAACACTGGACCTTGTACTTACCTATCAATGCGCACCGTATGGGGCGCTTACGGGCTTGGCTCACACGGCGCGTAATAGCGCAGGCCGCCGCTCTGCATACCGTCTCGGATAATCTGCGACAAGCATTAGCAGACCTAGGTGTCACCAACGCACGTTCTGTTGTCATTCCTAACGTGGTTGACACAGAGCTATTTCATCTCCCCGACTCATCGTCGCTGGCTGAGGAGCAACGACTGCCAGGTGCCAACATGCTGCTGCACGTGGCTGCTTTTAATGAGAGAGCCAAGAATCTCAGTGGTATTCTGCGGACAATGTCGCGGTTGGTAGCAAAGCGCCCCAGCCTGACCTTGCGCATTGCAGGTTATGGGCCCCAAGAAGAAGAAGTCAAGCAACTAGCCGCTGAGCTAGGCTTGCTCGACCGTTCCGTTTTTTTCTTAGGTAAATTACCTCAGTCGGCTATTGCAACGGAAATGCGTCGCGCTAACTGCTTTGTCTTGTTCAGCAATTACGAGAATCTGCCATGCGTGCTCATCGAGGCACAAGCTACCGGGCTACCCGCTGTGGCTTCCCACGTGGGCGGAGTACCGGAGCTAGTACCTGCTGATGGTTCGCGCGGACTGCTTGTTTCGCCCGGCGACGAGGTAGCCTTGCAACGTGCCCTAGAAAAGGTCTTAGACTACCCTGAGCGTTTCAAACCCCAGCAGCTGCGGCGCGTGGCCGTTGCTCAATTCAGCTATGCAGCGGTTGGGCGCTCGTTTGCCCAGTTGTACGCTGTCGTGCTACATGGCTCACTCACTCCTGTTTCCGCTTAG
- a CDS encoding YicC/YloC family endoribonuclease, with the protein MLQSMTGYGIAHRETDHYSATVEIKSLNSKTLDLSLRLPRFLQDRELEIRNLVTKSLVRGKVNFSLDFVRPRNAVRAAAGVNQEILLATYRELERAADLVGASKDQLFTLALNMPGVVQSGTEALAAENEEEIAWDELLPLVHEALERLNQFRQDEGQTLTSEILSYVETIRAQLTEIERHDPERIEQVRQRLQQHLADLTANEHFNVIRFEQEVLYYVEKLDIAEEKVRLASHLNYFAETTRLPESAGKKLSFIAQEIGREINTIGSKANDSTIQHLVVGMKEELEKIKEQINNIL; encoded by the coding sequence ATGCTTCAATCGATGACTGGCTACGGTATCGCTCATCGCGAAACCGATCATTATTCGGCTACGGTCGAAATCAAATCGCTCAACTCAAAAACATTAGATCTGAGTTTGCGCCTACCACGCTTTCTGCAAGATCGGGAGCTAGAAATACGCAACTTGGTTACTAAAAGCCTCGTGCGGGGCAAAGTCAACTTCAGCCTCGATTTTGTGCGGCCACGCAATGCAGTTCGGGCTGCCGCTGGCGTAAACCAAGAAATATTGCTGGCAACATACCGTGAGTTGGAGAGAGCTGCTGATTTGGTAGGAGCTTCTAAAGACCAACTTTTCACCTTAGCGCTCAACATGCCCGGCGTGGTACAGTCCGGCACAGAGGCGCTTGCTGCCGAAAACGAAGAGGAAATAGCTTGGGACGAACTGCTGCCTCTGGTGCACGAGGCTCTGGAGCGGCTCAACCAGTTCCGGCAAGATGAGGGGCAGACCTTAACTAGCGAGATACTGAGCTACGTAGAAACCATCCGGGCCCAGCTAACAGAAATAGAACGCCACGACCCCGAGCGAATTGAGCAAGTGCGTCAGCGCTTGCAGCAGCATCTAGCCGACCTAACAGCTAATGAGCATTTTAACGTAATCCGCTTCGAGCAAGAAGTGCTCTACTATGTCGAGAAACTAGATATAGCTGAGGAAAAAGTGCGGTTGGCCAGCCACTTAAATTACTTCGCCGAAACAACGCGGCTGCCAGAGTCTGCTGGAAAAAAGTTGTCGTTTATTGCTCAGGAAATTGGCCGTGAGATCAACACTATCGGGTCCAAAGCAAATGACTCAACTATTCAGCACTTAGTAGTTGGCATGAAAGAAGAGCTAGAGAAGATCAAAGAACAGATTAATAACATCCTTTAG
- a CDS encoding M28 family metallopeptidase produces MEAPTVSLLPKLPWLALLFFSATSAADGQDMPRVRQTIRDLTSPALHGRGYVQQGDQKAASYLRTRFQALGLQPLTPSYTQPFTLAVNTFPGRAELRCGNTRLQPGVDFIVEPASGGGTLAKSATQLDTLVFSDEAVQQRFLAQPLRGQVVVLRQRDLARLAKEPLLAQHLDQASARITLMNGKLTASIAQEQVSQVRLQVLASKWPTSVKASIKIKVDAKLEPYYNTQNLIGYVRGRTQPDSFLVVTAHYDHLGQMGKDIYFPGANDNASGTAMLLELAAYYAQPVHQPAYSIAFIVFGAEEAGLLGSQYFTEHPLFPLTHIRFLMNLDLLGTGDEGITVVNGRLLESAFQHLTQLNDANHFVPQIAARGRAANSDHFPFSERGVPAFFLYTRGGITAYHDVYDRAETLPLTAFTGVFHLITNFLAFLGG; encoded by the coding sequence ATGGAAGCTCCTACTGTTAGCTTGCTGCCTAAATTACCTTGGTTAGCGCTACTCTTCTTTAGTGCTACGTCGGCCGCGGATGGCCAAGACATGCCCCGCGTCCGTCAGACCATCCGCGACCTTACCTCCCCTGCTTTGCACGGCCGAGGCTACGTACAACAGGGAGACCAGAAAGCGGCAAGCTACCTCCGCACCCGCTTTCAAGCGTTGGGTTTACAACCACTCACCCCTTCCTATACCCAACCCTTTACGCTTGCTGTTAATACCTTCCCAGGAAGAGCGGAGCTTCGGTGCGGAAATACACGCCTGCAACCTGGGGTTGATTTCATCGTCGAGCCGGCTTCTGGTGGCGGAACCCTTGCAAAGTCAGCAACACAGTTAGATACGCTCGTTTTCTCCGATGAGGCTGTGCAACAACGCTTCCTTGCGCAGCCATTACGTGGGCAGGTTGTCGTCTTGCGTCAGCGGGATCTTGCGCGCTTAGCTAAAGAGCCTCTACTGGCTCAGCACCTAGATCAAGCAAGCGCCCGCATCACGCTGATGAATGGGAAGCTAACAGCCTCCATTGCTCAAGAGCAAGTCTCGCAAGTAAGGCTGCAAGTACTAGCAAGTAAGTGGCCTACTTCCGTAAAGGCATCTATTAAGATAAAAGTAGACGCCAAACTTGAGCCTTATTACAACACGCAAAACCTGATTGGGTATGTGCGCGGTCGTACGCAGCCTGATTCCTTTTTAGTTGTCACTGCTCACTACGACCACCTCGGGCAAATGGGTAAGGACATTTATTTTCCCGGCGCCAACGATAATGCCAGCGGCACAGCTATGCTACTGGAACTAGCCGCTTATTACGCTCAGCCAGTTCATCAACCAGCTTATTCCATCGCATTCATTGTCTTTGGCGCCGAAGAAGCTGGCCTTCTAGGTTCACAATACTTCACGGAGCACCCACTGTTTCCACTTACCCATATTCGTTTTCTAATGAACCTAGACCTACTAGGCACCGGCGACGAAGGTATTACAGTAGTGAATGGGCGGCTATTAGAATCTGCCTTCCAACACCTGACGCAGCTTAATGATGCAAATCACTTTGTACCGCAGATAGCTGCCCGTGGGCGCGCAGCTAATTCAGATCATTTTCCTTTTTCAGAGCGTGGGGTCCCGGCTTTCTTTCTTTACACCCGTGGCGGTATTACTGCCTACCACGATGTCTATGATCGGGCCGAGACCTTGCCACTCACGGCTTTCACTGGTGTTTTTCATTTGATAACCAACTTCCTAGCTTTCCTCGGGGGTTGA
- a CDS encoding lipopolysaccharide biosynthesis protein, with protein sequence MVRRILQNFVTRFATALFSFAIVWFTARYLGASGRGAVSLFTTDCAALLLFIGLVGGSSLIYLSPKRSIWHLLPPAYAWAIVVCAVGTLTVGLLRQVSITYLGHLCALSLLQAFFTINTLLLLGRKQEKAYNVLTVLQVTLLAGFLLVAFAGLAWREVSVYYYASYVAYGLPLLLSFVVLARLPDQWNGGKALRETTRELAQNGRGAHLSNILAFANYRLSYYFVAHYVDAHAVGILSVGVALAEAVWLIPRSTALVQYVDLVHATDKQAQVAPALGVARLSLLATGIGVLTLSLLPSSVFVAVFGPEFGAARSVIILLAPGVMAIASNIMCSTYFSGLGQYRVNNISTALGLIVTVPACWLLIPQLGIQGAALASSLSYLASMAYLLRAFSQATNTGMTALLPSRTDLQRVTS encoded by the coding sequence ATGGTGCGACGTATACTCCAAAACTTCGTTACCCGCTTTGCAACGGCTCTTTTCAGCTTCGCTATTGTTTGGTTTACGGCGCGTTATCTAGGTGCCAGCGGGCGGGGAGCCGTGAGCCTATTTACGACTGATTGTGCTGCGCTGCTCCTTTTTATTGGCTTGGTGGGTGGATCGTCGCTGATCTACTTGTCACCGAAGCGTAGCATCTGGCACTTGCTACCACCGGCGTACGCGTGGGCGATAGTGGTCTGTGCCGTCGGTACGCTTACGGTTGGATTGCTGCGGCAGGTAAGCATTACCTACCTAGGTCATTTATGCGCCCTTTCGCTACTGCAAGCCTTCTTTACAATTAATACGCTGCTGCTTTTGGGGCGTAAGCAGGAGAAAGCCTACAACGTTCTCACGGTCCTACAAGTAACCCTGCTGGCAGGCTTTCTACTAGTAGCTTTCGCTGGCCTAGCTTGGCGCGAAGTGTCGGTTTATTACTACGCGAGTTATGTTGCTTATGGCCTCCCCCTGCTGCTAAGCTTTGTGGTGCTGGCTCGTCTGCCTGACCAGTGGAATGGCGGTAAGGCCTTACGTGAAACGACCCGTGAGCTAGCGCAGAACGGGCGTGGGGCTCATTTGTCCAACATTCTTGCTTTCGCTAACTACCGCCTGAGCTACTACTTCGTGGCCCACTACGTTGATGCGCACGCCGTCGGCATTTTATCGGTGGGAGTGGCGCTGGCGGAAGCCGTGTGGCTCATTCCGCGCAGTACAGCCTTGGTACAGTACGTTGATCTGGTGCATGCGACTGATAAGCAGGCACAAGTGGCACCGGCCCTAGGTGTGGCCCGGCTCTCGCTGCTTGCTACAGGTATCGGCGTTCTAACGCTGAGCCTCCTCCCCTCTTCTGTGTTCGTAGCCGTGTTTGGACCCGAGTTTGGAGCAGCGCGTTCAGTCATCATATTACTAGCGCCAGGCGTGATGGCCATTGCTAGTAATATAATGTGTAGCACCTACTTTAGTGGGCTAGGGCAATATCGCGTCAATAACATCTCCACAGCACTTGGCTTGATTGTAACGGTGCCCGCCTGCTGGTTACTGATTCCGCAGCTAGGTATTCAGGGTGCGGCGCTGGCTAGCTCCTTATCTTACCTAGCTTCCATGGCTTACCTGCTCCGGGCTTTCAGCCAAGCTACAAATACGGGCATGACGGCCCTGCTACCAAGTCGCACCGATTTGCAAAGAGTAACCTCTTGA
- a CDS encoding MoxR family ATPase: MSLSLSAPGQPAALQPEDYQQKIKQVFAEVGKVVVGQQYMVNRLLIGLFTGGHILLEGVPGLAKTLTISTLSKVLYLPFQRVQFTPDLLPSDLVGTMIYNQNQSVFEVKKGPIFSNLVLADEVNRSPAKVQSALLEAMQEKQVTIGETTYPLDLPFLVLATQNPVEQEGTYPLPEAQVDRFMMKIYVDYLKKADELEVMRRMANLSYVGDVSPVLTKEDIFGIRSLINQVQISETLEKYIIELVFATRKPADYDLAEFAQYVQFGVSPRASIALHRAAKAVAFFDERDYVLPEDIKEVAKDVLNHRILLNYEAEADGVRTADLIEAILRKVPIS; this comes from the coding sequence ATGTCATTATCATTGTCTGCGCCGGGGCAGCCTGCCGCACTACAGCCTGAAGACTACCAACAAAAGATCAAACAGGTGTTTGCCGAAGTAGGCAAAGTTGTAGTCGGCCAGCAGTACATGGTGAATCGACTCCTAATTGGTTTGTTTACAGGAGGGCATATTCTGCTGGAAGGTGTGCCAGGCCTAGCTAAAACGCTGACCATTAGCACGCTTTCGAAGGTGCTGTACTTGCCTTTTCAACGCGTGCAGTTTACCCCCGACCTCTTGCCCTCTGACCTGGTAGGTACCATGATTTACAACCAGAACCAGTCGGTATTTGAGGTTAAAAAGGGTCCGATCTTCTCGAACTTGGTGTTGGCTGATGAGGTAAACCGCTCGCCGGCCAAGGTGCAGAGCGCCTTGCTCGAAGCTATGCAGGAAAAGCAAGTAACCATTGGCGAAACCACCTACCCGCTGGACTTACCTTTCCTCGTACTGGCCACGCAAAACCCAGTTGAGCAGGAAGGAACGTACCCGTTGCCTGAAGCGCAGGTTGACCGGTTTATGATGAAAATCTACGTCGACTACTTAAAGAAAGCTGACGAGCTAGAGGTGATGCGTCGGATGGCTAACTTGAGCTACGTAGGCGATGTAAGCCCGGTGCTAACCAAAGAGGATATCTTTGGTATTCGCAGCCTTATCAACCAGGTGCAGATTTCGGAGACATTGGAGAAATACATCATCGAGTTGGTGTTTGCTACCCGCAAGCCCGCTGATTATGACCTAGCCGAGTTTGCGCAGTACGTACAATTTGGCGTGAGCCCACGGGCGAGCATTGCCTTGCACCGGGCCGCCAAAGCCGTAGCCTTCTTCGATGAGCGTGACTACGTGCTGCCCGAGGATATTAAAGAAGTAGCCAAAGATGTGCTCAACCACCGCATCTTGCTTAACTACGAAGCGGAAGCTGACGGAGTCCGTACTGCCGATCTAATTGAGGCCATTTTGCGCAAAGTACCGATCAGCTAA
- the gcvH gene encoding glycine cleavage system protein GcvH, which yields MNLPTDLKYTKEHEWIRVEGDVAYIGITDHAQKELGDIVYVDIDTLDKEVAQNEVFGTVEAVKTVSDLFSPITGTVLEVNGHLDGSPESVNSDPYGDGWMIKISIADPSELEGLLTAETYGELVGA from the coding sequence ATGAATCTGCCTACCGATCTGAAATACACGAAAGAGCACGAATGGATCCGTGTGGAAGGTGACGTTGCTTACATCGGTATCACCGACCATGCCCAGAAGGAGCTAGGTGACATCGTGTATGTTGACATTGACACGCTAGACAAAGAGGTGGCACAGAACGAAGTCTTTGGCACCGTAGAAGCGGTAAAGACTGTTTCAGACCTTTTTAGCCCCATCACCGGCACTGTCCTGGAAGTAAATGGCCACCTCGACGGCAGCCCCGAATCAGTGAACTCAGACCCTTACGGCGACGGTTGGATGATCAAAATATCCATTGCCGACCCTTCTGAACTCGAAGGCTTGCTAACCGCCGAAACTTACGGCGAGCTTGTTGGTGCCTAA
- a CDS encoding VanZ family protein, translating into MLTTAPPMSRRAFAALPVMWAVTVLVLTLTPADEMPVTPQWKLLSFDTAAHAAVFFLLAVLTCFSAGRQRRFPGLRTHVFSLVLIGCIAFGALIEVLQMTMNLGRHGEWSDLISDSIGAVIGLLGMAALRRWWQ; encoded by the coding sequence ATGCTCACTACTGCACCGCCCATGTCCCGCCGAGCTTTTGCTGCCCTGCCGGTGATGTGGGCGGTGACTGTTTTGGTTCTTACCCTCACGCCGGCCGATGAGATGCCGGTAACACCGCAGTGGAAGCTGCTATCATTCGATACCGCCGCTCATGCGGCAGTTTTCTTCTTGCTTGCCGTCTTAACCTGCTTTTCTGCCGGTCGTCAACGCCGCTTCCCTGGGTTACGTACGCATGTTTTCTCGCTAGTCTTAATTGGCTGCATAGCGTTTGGCGCCCTCATTGAAGTGCTACAAATGACGATGAACCTAGGTCGGCACGGCGAATGGTCCGATCTAATTAGTGATTCTATAGGTGCCGTGATTGGGCTGCTGGGCATGGCGGCTTTGCGCCGCTGGTGGCAATAA